In one window of Candidatus Bathyarchaeia archaeon DNA:
- a CDS encoding aldehyde ferredoxin oxidoreductase family protein, translating into MVERIGCYAGQILRVNLTSGRIEKEPIPLEVLRKFIGGKGLSAYYLFRELKPGVNPLGAENKLLFMTGPLTGTIAPVPNRFNVAAKSPLTGTWSDGQCGGSWGPELKFAGYDGIIIEGKSENPVYLHIRDEEASIMSAEEIWGADTFSTERILKEKHFSGRMPRVASIGPAGERMALLSVIISEVRAGGRGGMGAVMGSKKLKAIVVSGTKYKPEDFAADKTAMREAVRKSIISLSSDEDTSHHVKPTNPRGSLTLYGSARIVGDINTAGGWPTRNFQTGIFEKASEISGQAYADKLWIPRNAPGTRPCYRCQILCAHVSIIKSGKYAGTLDEGPEYETIWSFGAQCGVSEREAIARADYLSDYYGLDTISLGNTIGFLMECYEKGLITREDTDGLELTFGNADALVRLVEMAGTGTGKIGVLASNGVKRASEKIGKGSEKFAMHVKGLEMPAYEPRAAFGMGLGYAICDRGACHLHAWTAGDEMLQPPAVDPITTKGKARSVKDLSEEVAIAYDSAGTCLFQAFGIGGLEEIVDIINAATGFGFKDVDELRKAGERILNLTRCFNVREGFLRKDDTLPHRCLMEPLPEGPCKGATVKLDEMLDEYYELCGWDSEGRPTKEKLKELGLDFAAKEIHKS; encoded by the coding sequence ATGGTGGAGAGAATAGGATGCTACGCGGGTCAAATCCTGAGGGTAAACTTGACGAGTGGGAGGATTGAAAAAGAGCCAATACCGTTAGAGGTGTTGAGAAAATTCATCGGGGGAAAAGGGTTAAGCGCCTACTATTTGTTCAGGGAGTTGAAGCCTGGAGTTAACCCTCTGGGAGCTGAAAACAAGCTTCTCTTTATGACCGGGCCGCTTACCGGAACCATCGCGCCAGTGCCCAACAGGTTTAACGTGGCGGCTAAATCCCCCTTAACCGGAACTTGGAGTGACGGCCAATGCGGCGGCTCATGGGGACCGGAGTTGAAGTTCGCAGGATACGATGGAATAATCATCGAAGGAAAATCCGAGAACCCGGTTTACCTGCATATAAGAGACGAAGAAGCCTCCATCATGTCGGCTGAAGAGATCTGGGGAGCGGACACATTCTCCACGGAGAGAATTCTGAAGGAAAAGCATTTCTCAGGGAGGATGCCCCGCGTCGCCTCAATAGGCCCAGCAGGGGAGAGGATGGCCCTACTCTCCGTCATCATCTCAGAGGTGAGGGCTGGCGGCAGGGGTGGAATGGGCGCCGTCATGGGCTCAAAGAAGCTGAAGGCCATAGTCGTCTCAGGAACCAAGTATAAGCCCGAAGACTTCGCAGCGGATAAAACAGCCATGAGGGAAGCGGTTCGAAAATCGATCATCAGCCTATCCTCCGACGAGGACACAAGCCACCACGTAAAGCCCACCAACCCTAGGGGAAGCCTCACCCTCTACGGGTCCGCGAGGATCGTCGGCGACATAAATACAGCGGGAGGATGGCCGACCAGAAACTTTCAAACAGGAATCTTCGAAAAGGCCTCTGAAATATCAGGTCAAGCATACGCCGATAAACTATGGATCCCTCGAAACGCCCCTGGAACCAGGCCGTGCTACCGCTGCCAAATCCTCTGCGCCCACGTGTCGATCATAAAAAGCGGGAAATACGCGGGCACGTTGGATGAAGGACCAGAATATGAAACCATATGGTCTTTCGGGGCTCAATGCGGAGTCTCCGAAAGGGAGGCCATAGCCAGGGCCGACTACCTATCCGACTACTATGGGTTAGACACCATATCCCTGGGTAATACGATTGGATTCCTGATGGAATGCTATGAAAAAGGCTTAATCACCCGTGAGGACACCGACGGCCTCGAACTAACGTTCGGAAACGCCGACGCTCTTGTCAGGCTGGTGGAGATGGCGGGCACCGGAACTGGGAAAATAGGAGTCCTAGCCTCAAACGGGGTTAAGAGGGCGAGCGAGAAAATAGGTAAAGGGTCCGAGAAGTTCGCCATGCATGTGAAAGGCTTAGAGATGCCGGCCTACGAGCCTAGGGCGGCTTTCGGCATGGGTCTAGGCTACGCCATATGCGACAGAGGAGCCTGCCACCTACACGCTTGGACAGCTGGAGATGAAATGCTTCAACCGCCCGCCGTTGATCCTATCACAACTAAAGGAAAAGCCCGCTCTGTGAAGGATCTCTCCGAGGAAGTGGCGATCGCCTACGATTCAGCTGGAACCTGCCTCTTCCAAGCCTTCGGCATAGGAGGCCTAGAAGAGATCGTGGACATCATCAACGCCGCCACCGGATTCGGCTTCAAGGACGTAGATGAGCTTCGAAAAGCGGGGGAGAGGATCCTCAACCTTACACGATGCTTTAACGTCAGGGAAGGTTTCTTAAGAAAAGATGACACATTGCCGCATAGATGCTTGATGGAACCCCTCCCCGAGGGGCCGTGTAAGGGAGCAACCGTCAAGCTGGACGAGATGCTGGACGAATACTATGAGCTATGCGGATGGGACTCAGAGGGTAGACCTACCAAGGAGAAATTGAAGGAGCTGGGCTTAGACTTCGCGGCGAAGGAGATTCACAAATCTTAA
- a CDS encoding sugar phosphate nucleotidyltransferase → MAAGELHSVSGEIKQVIESKVDLFIKELTGIVSAGGRGVRLMPHTLEKPKPLLEIGLTKQPLMYWSMLPMLLGGVSHFVIGVRHGAKEIKNKFGDGAELTQRMGRRIIIEYVEEPEPLGRAGYIKYGIEKGVIDPNRPAIIFNASDILRLNLRNLVRHYLWVNAYHGFDVVQVYASGFRVHYGVGKVDPSTSQVVSFEEKPFYNDLANTACYVIHGRLKDFLQVDKKPVNIEDILIYKWVREKTLAAYIIPHEDLISIKYEGDLNRVDEMDLERFVGSAYLQPPTT, encoded by the coding sequence ATGGCAGCTGGAGAATTGCATTCGGTGAGCGGAGAGATAAAGCAAGTGATCGAAAGCAAAGTTGACCTGTTCATCAAGGAGTTGACGGGCATAGTCAGCGCTGGGGGGCGAGGGGTGAGGTTAATGCCCCATACCCTGGAGAAACCCAAGCCCCTACTCGAAATCGGCTTGACGAAACAACCCCTCATGTATTGGAGCATGCTTCCCATGCTTCTAGGAGGAGTCTCCCACTTCGTAATCGGGGTGAGACATGGCGCTAAGGAAATTAAGAATAAGTTCGGCGACGGAGCAGAGCTCACCCAGCGTATGGGAAGGAGGATTATCATTGAATACGTCGAGGAGCCTGAACCACTGGGGAGGGCTGGATACATCAAGTATGGCATCGAAAAAGGTGTAATAGACCCTAATAGGCCCGCGATAATATTCAACGCCTCAGACATCTTGAGACTGAACTTACGCAACCTTGTGCGACATTACCTGTGGGTTAACGCCTACCATGGCTTTGATGTTGTGCAAGTCTACGCCTCAGGGTTCAGGGTTCACTACGGGGTTGGAAAGGTTGACCCCTCCACTTCTCAAGTGGTAAGCTTCGAGGAGAAGCCATTCTACAATGACCTAGCCAACACCGCCTGCTACGTCATCCATGGAAGGTTAAAGGACTTCCTCCAAGTGGACAAGAAGCCAGTCAACATTGAGGACATACTTATCTATAAATGGGTGAGGGAGAAGACCCTAGCCGCTTACATCATTCCCCATGAAGACTTAATCTCCATCAAATATGAGGGAGACTTAAACAGGGTGGATGAGATGGACTTGGAGAGATTCGTGGGAAGCGCCTACCTACAGCCTCCAACCACGTAA
- the gatB gene encoding Asp-tRNA(Asn)/Glu-tRNA(Gln) amidotransferase subunit GatB has protein sequence MDVKIGLEIHCQLTNLRTKLFCNCSSDYRGDEPNTHICPICMGLPGTLPLLNEKALEDGVAVALALNSEIQPKMTFYRKNYFYPDMPKNFQISQFDGGDGVPIAKGGFVDLDVGRRIKIRRIQIEEDPAKLVYSGTIDTAEEVLIDYNRAGIALVEIVTEPDIRTPREARLFLQKLRDILEFLGVSDGSLEGSMRCDANISLGGGTRVEIKNISSFKEVERALRFEITRQKRLSAEGLTVQRETRHWDESRRITVSLRVKETEEDYRYFPEPDIMPVVVSEQYVDAVRGALPELPHRKKDRYVEDLNVPVQNAAILSRNLRLSQLFERCVGLGADPVEASNWIVGDLLSYLRELDLSLEDPKVRAEHLVEMLRLIEDGLISGKIAKEVLLESLKTGKSPKRIVEERGLMKIGDEELLERLVEEVFRENRRAVLDARLNEEAVNYLIGQVMKKTAGKADPVLTSKLVRLKLSQIEVG, from the coding sequence TTGGACGTCAAGATTGGATTGGAGATTCATTGCCAACTCACAAACTTAAGAACAAAGCTGTTCTGCAACTGCTCATCCGATTACAGGGGAGATGAACCCAACACCCACATCTGCCCCATATGCATGGGTTTGCCTGGAACCCTACCGCTTTTGAACGAAAAGGCGTTGGAGGACGGTGTGGCCGTCGCCTTAGCGTTAAACTCTGAAATCCAGCCTAAGATGACCTTTTACCGGAAAAACTACTTCTACCCGGACATGCCTAAGAACTTTCAAATCAGCCAGTTCGATGGAGGAGACGGCGTCCCAATAGCGAAGGGGGGATTCGTAGACCTGGATGTGGGCAGGAGGATTAAAATCAGGAGGATACAGATCGAAGAAGACCCGGCTAAGCTGGTTTACTCCGGAACAATCGACACCGCTGAAGAAGTCTTAATTGATTATAATCGAGCGGGAATCGCCCTCGTGGAGATCGTTACAGAGCCTGATATTAGGACGCCTAGGGAGGCTCGGCTGTTCCTGCAGAAGCTTAGGGACATCCTCGAGTTTTTAGGAGTTTCCGATGGAAGCCTAGAGGGCTCGATGCGCTGCGACGCCAATATATCCCTCGGAGGGGGGACGAGGGTTGAAATTAAGAACATATCAAGTTTCAAAGAGGTTGAGAGGGCCTTGAGGTTTGAGATCACAAGGCAGAAGCGGCTTTCAGCGGAGGGGCTTACAGTTCAAAGGGAGACAAGACACTGGGACGAGTCGAGGCGTATAACCGTTTCGTTGAGGGTGAAGGAAACGGAGGAGGATTACAGGTATTTCCCGGAGCCCGATATCATGCCCGTCGTGGTGTCGGAGCAGTATGTGGACGCGGTTCGCGGAGCTTTACCTGAGCTCCCCCATCGGAAGAAGGATCGATACGTGGAGGATTTGAACGTTCCAGTTCAAAACGCGGCGATTTTAAGCCGAAATCTAAGGCTTTCTCAGCTGTTCGAGCGGTGCGTCGGTTTGGGAGCTGACCCTGTTGAGGCCAGTAACTGGATCGTCGGAGACCTGCTGTCCTACTTACGGGAGTTAGACCTTTCTTTGGAGGATCCTAAGGTTAGAGCGGAGCATTTGGTTGAAATGCTCAGATTGATCGAGGATGGGTTGATCAGCGGGAAGATCGCCAAGGAGGTTTTACTTGAGTCCCTTAAAACCGGTAAGTCTCCTAAAAGGATTGTTGAGGAGAGGGGGCTGATGAAAATCGGTGACGAGGAGCTTTTAGAGCGATTGGTTGAAGAGGTTTTTAGGGAAAACCGGAGGGCGGTATTGGATGCAAGGCTCAACGAGGAAGCGGTCAACTACCTCATCGGGCAGGTGATGAAGAAAACGGCGGGCAAGGCTGATCCAGTTCTAACGAGCAAACTCGTAAGGTTGAAGCTCTCTCAAATCGAAGTCGGCTAG
- the gatA gene encoding Asp-tRNA(Asn)/Glu-tRNA(Gln) amidotransferase subunit GatA yields the protein MARLMEYSFKEASIEEHVAKLIERISRLEPEIHAYITVLEEQALQKAKRLDDALNKGVAKGKLTGMTVAVKDNICTKGVRTTCGSRMLLNFNPPYDATVINQLEAQGAIIIGKTNMDEFAMGNSTETSYFGPTRNPFDPSRVPGGSSGGSGGAVAAEMADLALGSDTGGSVRCPASFCGVVGLKPTYGAVSRYGLISYANSLEQIGPMARTVEMCKLLFEAIAGHDPLDGTSIPEELRRPTELGSRTERRSKFKVLVPAQILGEGTDERVEKAVLNALSEMEMVEFEVRSGDLPSLSAALPAYYVIAMSEASSNLARYDGVRYGHQSPWKHDWDETYSATRAEGFGVEVKRRIILGTYTLSAGYYHKYYVKAQKVRTLLITEFKEAFKRFDLIAGPTMPILPFRIGEKVKDPLEMYMCDVDTVPANLTGFPAITIPCGFIEGLPVGLQLIAPPLGEELLFQAARLFEEELSLRVPRINR from the coding sequence ATGGCTCGATTGATGGAATACAGTTTCAAAGAGGCATCGATCGAAGAGCATGTGGCTAAACTGATTGAAAGAATCTCCCGACTGGAGCCTGAAATCCACGCCTACATAACTGTTCTAGAGGAGCAGGCTCTCCAAAAGGCCAAGAGGCTGGATGACGCGTTGAACAAGGGCGTAGCAAAAGGGAAACTCACAGGAATGACGGTGGCTGTGAAGGATAACATCTGCACCAAGGGTGTTAGAACCACCTGCGGCTCCAGGATGTTGCTGAATTTTAATCCACCCTACGACGCGACGGTGATCAACCAACTGGAAGCCCAAGGCGCTATAATAATCGGGAAAACAAACATGGACGAGTTCGCCATGGGGAATTCGACTGAAACAAGCTACTTCGGGCCTACAAGAAACCCCTTCGACCCCAGCAGGGTTCCAGGTGGATCTTCAGGTGGAAGCGGAGGGGCCGTCGCGGCTGAGATGGCTGACTTAGCCCTCGGATCAGATACAGGGGGGTCAGTTCGATGTCCAGCGAGCTTCTGCGGCGTGGTAGGGTTAAAACCAACCTACGGTGCTGTAAGCCGTTACGGGTTAATCTCATACGCCAACAGCTTGGAGCAGATCGGTCCAATGGCTAGAACTGTGGAAATGTGTAAGCTTCTTTTCGAAGCGATCGCGGGACACGACCCATTGGATGGGACCTCCATACCGGAGGAGTTGAGGCGACCAACAGAGCTTGGAAGCAGAACGGAGCGTAGGAGTAAGTTCAAGGTTTTGGTGCCTGCCCAGATTCTCGGCGAGGGAACTGATGAGAGGGTTGAGAAGGCTGTTTTAAACGCCCTGTCAGAAATGGAGATGGTTGAGTTTGAGGTTCGATCCGGAGATCTGCCAAGCCTCTCAGCCGCCCTACCGGCCTACTACGTGATAGCCATGTCTGAGGCCAGCTCGAACCTAGCCAGATACGACGGGGTACGATATGGTCATCAAAGCCCTTGGAAACATGATTGGGATGAAACCTACAGCGCCACGAGGGCTGAGGGATTTGGGGTAGAGGTTAAGCGGAGGATCATACTGGGAACATACACGCTGTCCGCCGGATACTACCATAAATACTATGTGAAGGCCCAGAAGGTGAGAACCCTACTCATAACAGAGTTTAAGGAGGCGTTTAAACGGTTCGACCTGATAGCCGGACCCACCATGCCCATTCTGCCATTCAGGATTGGGGAAAAGGTTAAGGATCCTCTGGAAATGTACATGTGCGACGTAGATACGGTTCCAGCGAACCTAACAGGATTCCCCGCCATAACAATACCGTGCGGTTTCATAGAAGGCTTACCGGTGGGGTTACAGCTCATAGCGCCACCGTTGGGTGAAGAGTTGCTTTTTCAAGCCGCAAGGCTTTTCGAAGAGGAGTTAAGCCTCCGCGTGCCCAGGATTAACAGGTGA
- the gatC gene encoding Asp-tRNA(Asn)/Glu-tRNA(Gln) amidotransferase subunit GatC yields MNEHLTKKEIQHLSWLSKIKLSEREVEELAPQLNRILNYFDELQKVDTEKVPATYHVMDLTNIFRKDEVIPSSPDNILIQAPNRRGRFIAAPRII; encoded by the coding sequence GTGAACGAACATCTAACTAAAAAAGAGATACAACACCTCTCCTGGCTTTCGAAAATAAAGCTCTCCGAAAGAGAAGTGGAAGAGCTCGCGCCACAACTCAACAGGATCCTAAACTACTTCGACGAATTGCAGAAGGTTGATACTGAGAAAGTGCCCGCCACATACCATGTAATGGACCTAACCAACATCTTCAGAAAAGACGAGGTCATCCCCAGCAGCCCAGACAACATACTGATCCAAGCGCCAAACCGGAGAGGACGGTTCATAGCGGCCCCTAGAATCATCTAG
- the aspS gene encoding aspartate--tRNA(Asn) ligase: MVSWALDQLEDWRRTHYSLDVSPEMEGEEITVFGYVASVREQKGVLFIILEDAHGNLQITVNKGDANSSVRSKLETVKKHFVIGVKGRVKAFAKAPGGVEIMPNQVKILSAPVKAPPFDLYGWKNPGLEKRFDLRALDLRRPRMKAIFRIRHTTLHSLREALHQRGFIEVHTPKLISSATEGGAALFPILYYDKEAFLAQSPQLYKEQLASVFEKVYEVGPIFRAEKFRTLRHLSESISLDVEEAYVNYFDSMRLLEELIINAIDQLNDLNRRDLELLNTSLERPKTPFKRIKYEEAIEELRKRGVEVEWGEDFSTGLREIKHNEFYFILDWPTKSKAFYIKPKMENPELCEGFDLFYGSLELSSGGTRIDCRETLEKRLEEQGLKPANFRFHLDVFDYGIPPHAGFGLGLERLLMALTNQTNIREVTFYPRDPARLTP, encoded by the coding sequence TTGGTCAGCTGGGCACTCGATCAACTTGAGGATTGGAGGCGGACACATTACTCTCTCGACGTGTCACCGGAAATGGAGGGTGAAGAGATTACCGTTTTCGGGTACGTGGCCAGCGTGAGAGAACAGAAAGGAGTTTTATTCATTATTTTAGAGGACGCGCATGGGAATTTGCAAATCACCGTTAATAAGGGGGATGCGAACAGCTCCGTTAGATCCAAGCTCGAGACTGTGAAAAAACACTTTGTAATAGGTGTCAAGGGGCGCGTTAAAGCTTTCGCAAAAGCGCCGGGAGGTGTCGAAATAATGCCCAATCAAGTTAAAATTCTTTCAGCTCCAGTCAAGGCTCCTCCATTTGATTTATACGGATGGAAAAACCCAGGCCTGGAGAAGCGGTTCGACCTGAGAGCCTTGGACCTGAGGCGGCCTAGGATGAAGGCGATTTTCCGGATCCGGCATACAACCCTCCACAGCCTCCGAGAGGCGCTCCATCAAAGAGGGTTCATCGAGGTTCACACCCCAAAGCTGATAAGCTCGGCGACGGAAGGGGGGGCGGCGCTTTTCCCCATCCTATACTACGATAAGGAGGCATTTCTAGCCCAGAGCCCTCAACTGTATAAAGAGCAGTTGGCCAGCGTGTTCGAAAAGGTTTATGAGGTTGGGCCCATTTTCAGGGCTGAAAAGTTTAGAACACTTAGACATCTCAGCGAATCCATCTCCCTCGACGTGGAAGAAGCCTACGTAAACTATTTTGACTCGATGAGGCTGCTTGAAGAGCTAATCATCAACGCGATCGACCAGTTAAACGATTTAAACCGCCGAGACCTAGAGCTTCTCAACACCTCATTGGAGAGGCCTAAAACACCGTTCAAAAGAATCAAGTACGAGGAGGCGATCGAAGAGTTAAGGAAAAGAGGCGTGGAGGTAGAATGGGGAGAAGACTTTTCCACAGGGCTTCGTGAAATCAAACACAACGAATTTTACTTCATACTCGACTGGCCTACGAAGTCAAAGGCCTTCTACATTAAACCGAAAATGGAAAACCCGGAGCTCTGCGAGGGTTTCGACCTATTCTACGGCTCGCTAGAGCTTTCATCCGGAGGAACAAGAATTGATTGCCGAGAAACGCTGGAGAAACGGTTGGAGGAGCAGGGTTTAAAGCCAGCGAACTTTCGCTTTCATCTCGACGTGTTCGACTATGGCATTCCACCCCACGCCGGGTTCGGGTTAGGGTTGGAGAGACTTCTCATGGCTTTAACAAACCAAACCAACATAAGAGAGGTCACCTTCTACCCACGCGACCCCGCCCGATTAACCCCGTAA
- a CDS encoding metal-dependent transcriptional regulator, translating into MKLSPAIEEYLEAIYKLQNEVGVAKTKSLANLLGLALGSVTNTVRKLKRLNLITHISYKGVKLTSKGEKAALSVVRRHRLSERLLTDLLGMDWDKVHADACMLEHSISEDVASLIERSLNQPKTCPHGNPVPTREGKIFEEETLKPLTDVKPKEKFIIVKITEENPELLRYLKEHRITPRAYARILELIPPDNSISIKADDEVHYITQKLASKIWVKEMR; encoded by the coding sequence ATGAAGCTTTCCCCGGCGATAGAGGAGTATTTGGAGGCGATTTACAAGCTTCAAAACGAAGTAGGAGTTGCCAAGACTAAGAGCTTGGCTAATCTGCTAGGTTTAGCCCTTGGAAGCGTGACCAACACGGTTAGAAAATTGAAGCGTTTAAACCTAATAACGCACATATCATATAAAGGCGTTAAGTTAACCAGTAAAGGGGAAAAAGCTGCTTTATCTGTTGTTAGAAGGCATAGGCTTTCGGAAAGGCTGCTTACCGATCTTTTAGGCATGGATTGGGACAAGGTACATGCAGACGCCTGCATGTTAGAGCACAGCATTTCTGAAGATGTCGCTTCACTTATTGAGAGAAGTTTAAATCAACCGAAAACTTGCCCTCACGGGAACCCGGTTCCAACCCGAGAAGGGAAAATTTTTGAAGAGGAAACGTTAAAGCCCTTAACAGACGTAAAGCCTAAAGAAAAATTCATCATAGTCAAAATAACAGAGGAGAATCCTGAGCTACTTCGGTATTTGAAGGAGCATCGCATAACGCCTAGAGCCTACGCGAGAATCCTGGAGCTAATCCCCCCGGATAATTCTATTTCAATAAAGGCGGATGATGAAGTCCATTACATAACTCAGAAACTAGCTTCGAAAATCTGGGTTAAAGAAATGCGGTGA
- a CDS encoding FeoA family protein — MVERDRLSELLEFLKTLEGEEENAAVRKVSVEFNCPLEEAKQLLKEAVNGGFLEILNSKINVTSKGHEKIVKHREMYIHEKYGHMGLLERFLKFPKRSIGDWRLHWVRKHGLNGNSVQVFYRDIQSLKGYVEHTLPLTALKEGERGTIAYALGGRGLIKRLSEMGLTPGTEIAVKRIAPFYGPVQITVRGSSLALGRGIASKIFVKHEGG, encoded by the coding sequence ATGGTTGAACGAGATCGGTTATCGGAATTACTGGAGTTCCTGAAAACTTTAGAGGGCGAGGAAGAAAATGCAGCGGTTCGGAAAGTCTCCGTTGAATTCAACTGCCCGCTGGAGGAGGCTAAACAATTATTGAAAGAGGCTGTCAACGGGGGCTTCCTCGAAATTTTGAACAGTAAAATCAACGTTACCAGTAAGGGACATGAAAAAATTGTAAAGCATCGAGAAATGTACATACATGAAAAATATGGGCATATGGGTCTGTTAGAGCGATTTTTAAAATTTCCTAAAAGAAGTATAGGTGATTGGCGTCTACACTGGGTTCGAAAACATGGATTAAACGGAAATTCCGTACAAGTCTTTTACAGGGACATCCAAAGCCTCAAAGGATACGTTGAGCATACCCTTCCATTAACGGCTTTAAAAGAGGGCGAAAGGGGAACCATAGCTTACGCTTTAGGAGGAAGGGGACTGATTAAACGTTTAAGCGAAATGGGATTAACCCCAGGAACTGAAATCGCCGTAAAAAGGATAGCCCCATTTTACGGGCCTGTTCAGATAACGGTTAGAGGATCCTCTCTGGCCTTAGGCCGGGGAATAGCCTCAAAAATCTTCGTCAAACACGAAGGAGGATGA